The following coding sequences lie in one Oncorhynchus kisutch isolate 150728-3 linkage group LG17, Okis_V2, whole genome shotgun sequence genomic window:
- the LOC109907445 gene encoding uncharacterized protein LOC109907445 gives MMPFKFRESKMPWPLILLLCWSYVLKATHTSIIIQTPGRMMVKAGDTVTLKCYLVELITYCYSVIWMKVDPRNGTLTKIANLKIDNNPEEGKGKQDKLCSATIANATVSDSGMYYCSAVQSEMIHTGNGSRVVVTERERTQNITESPAIKLLSPSDGDGSVVLTTLYYTAESFIPLLCLVLKVVPSQVHVFWLIDGREDSGLTSSTWTDNSDSATEFTMNQILVQAEEWDRGVQCTCVVEFEGNSINKTLIKPNDSTGMCTMVLYWISAAALLTIIVAVTVAVCRHRGHPVVTDEDTRQRGTGTESRQHQSGRLGEARKAVRSSVSEVQYATLDHIQFGRRPNTIIQ, from the exons ATGATGCCCTTCAAATTCCGTGAATCTAAAATGCCATGGCCCCTGATACTTCTGTTGTGCTGGAGCTATGTTTTGAAAG cTACACACACATCCATTATCATCCAGACACCAGGGAGGATGATGGTGAAGGCTGGTGATACAGTGACCTTGAAATGCTATTTGGTTGAGCTTATCACCTACTGCTACTCTGTGATTTGGATGAAAGTAGACCCCAGGAATGGAACACTGACTAAGATTGCAAACTTAAAGATTGATAACAACCCTGAGGAGGGAAAAGGGAAACAGGACAAACTATGTTCTGCTACAATCGCCAACGCAACAGTGAGCGACTCAGGAATGTACTATTGTTCAGCTGTTCAATCCGAAATGATCCACACGGGCAATGGTTCTAGAGTTGTTGTGACAG agagagagagaacacagaacatCACTGAATCGCCAGCCATCAAACTCCTCTCTCCATCGGACGGTGACGGGTCTGTTGTGTTGACGACTCTATACTACACAGCAGAGTCCTTCATCCCTCTGCTGTGTTTGGTGTTGAAAGTGGTCCCATCTCAGGTCCATGTGTTCTGGCTCATAGACGGGAGAGAGGACAGTGGACTAACTTCGTCCACTTGGACAGACAACAGTGATTCAGCCACAGAGTTCACTATGAACCAGATTCTAGTCcaggcagaggagtgggacagaggGGTGCAGTGTACGTGTGTGGTGGAGTTTGAGGGAAATTCTATCAACAAAACCCTGATAAAGCCCAATG ATTCCACTGGCATGTGCACAATGGTGCTGTATTGGATATCTGCAGCTGCTCTCCTCACCATTATAGTGGCTGTCACTGTCGCTGTGTGTCGGCACCGTG GACATCCCGTGGTTACTGATGAGGATACAAG ACAAAGAGGCACAGGCACAGAGAGCAGGCAGCATCAATCTG GGAGACTCGGAGAAGCTAGAAAGGCAGTTAGATCATCCGTCTCG GAGGTCCAGTATGCGACTTTGGACCACATCCAGTTTGGGAGACGCCCAAATACAATTATCCAATAA
- the LOC109907446 gene encoding immunoglobulin heavy constant epsilon codes for MFDMYTPLLILCYMHILKVVGSIMPEDSTVIQYPPVVEEVVGGNITMNCILEGLTSYCYTVAWIRLPKQPGALRVLKNTIINTRSEYEIFKHMCPVSIYNVAVTDSGIYYCAVIYGQQIYLGNGTTVIVKDGTKAPPTIEILKPLNSYHSSVSLLCLVSGVVPSQVHVFWLIDGREDSGLTESTWTDNSDSATEFTRNQILVKAEEWDRGAECTCVVEFEGQYINKTVQHNDFSTMCYAIVSLYRVLGIVSALLLLLTLTARVQLSCKSNNSGKRKKSNRNPPN; via the exons ATGTTCGACATGTATACTCCGCTTCTGATTCTGTGCTACATGCATATTTTGAAAG TTGTAGGGTCCATCATGCCGGAGGACTCAACAGTGATCCAGTATCCCCCTGTTGTTGAGGAGGTAGTTGGCGGCAACATCACCATGAACTGCATTCTGGAAGGGTTGACTTCTTACTGTTATACCGTCGCCTGGATAAGACTGCCCAAACAACCCGGGGCGCTGCGAGTCCTCAAGAACACCATTATCAACACCAGATCTGAGTATGAAATCTTCAAGCATATGTGCCCAGTGTCCATCTACAACGTAGCTGTCACCGACTCTGGGATTTACTACTGTGCTGTCATATATGGCCAGCAGATCTACTTAGGCAACGGCACCACAGTGATTGTTAAAG ATGGAACCAAAGCTCCTCCAACCATTGAAATCCTGAAACCGCTGAACAGCtaccattcctctgtctctctcctgtgtttggTGTCAGGAGTGGTCCCGTCTCAAGTCCATGTGTTCTGGCTCATAGACGGGAGAGAGGACAGTGGACTTACTGAGTCCACCTGGACAGACAACAGTGATTCAGCCACAGAGTTCACTAGGAACCAGATTCTGGTCAaagcagaggagtgggacagaggAGCAGAATGCACGTGTGTGGTAGAGTTCGAAGGGCAGTACATCAACAAAACCGTGCAACACAATG ATTTCTCCACAATGTGTTACGCCATAGTGAGTCTCTACAGGGTTCTGGGAATTGTGTccgctcttcttcttctccttacACTGACTGCACGGGTACAGCTATCCTGCAAGAGCAACAATTCAG GCAAGCGTAAAAAAAGCAACAGAAACCCCCCAAACTAA